TCTCCATGTTTTTTTACTAGCCCCTTTAAGCATTGAAAAGCTGTGATAAgctcaccccagagccttctcttctccaggctgaacatccacagctctctcagcctttcctcataggagaggtgctccaacaggtccacatctttcttgtgccaGATGCAGCATTCCAAGCAGGGCCTCacgagggcagagcagaggggcacaatcacctccctcaacctgctggccactcttttgatgcagcccaggacatagTTGGCCTTCTAAGCTGCAGGtgcgcactgctggctcatgtcaaaaTGATAAGGACAAATCCATGATGACAAGAAGTAAAGAACAAGATGTCTAATTTCTGCAAGTGTTTAATTCCCATGCAACCCTGAGACTATGCACAGGATTAACACTTCTATTTGGGgtaagataagataagatatTGGCAAAGATCTGATGAGAATTTACTTACTATGCTCCAGTCGCATGTCTGTTTCATTGCAGGACCCTGTTGACATCACTAATCCAATTCAGCCAGGACTTATATGAAGATACAAAGAGCAACACAGATAACATAAATGATGGAACTGATGCTAAAAGCTGAGGAAATCAGATCAGTGTTGATCACAGTTTCTACAGCTGCTTGAGTAGGTCAAAGGCCTGGACCTTGCAGGGAATTAGTGAAACTAATTCATAAGATATTACACATTACACTGTAGATGGTCCTCATAGGTCAGAGTTGCCTATACAATTTCAAATAGAAAGAGTGATGAAAGCATTGGTCGTGAGAGACTGGTAATTATCCAACTCTCTGAGACCTGTAATGAGGTTAAAGTGCTTCtctgtatgtgtgcatgtgagAATAAACAACTAACCTTGTATGTCATGGGTCGAAGGCAAAGACACGTATAAGTATTAAAAAGTTGAGAAAGGGATATTTCCATTGCAACAGGTGGGCTGTTCTGGCTAGTGAAGCGACTAGCACTTCACCAGATATTAAGACAGAATTCCTCTGCTTGGCCACTTGCCAAGGCAACCTGAAAGCACAGCTGCAACATTCGCCTTTAGTAtgcaaaaaaagatttttccctttccatttttttttgcttcagatCATAATTCAAAACTGACTTAATTAAGTTAACTAAGTTAATGCAGTGGTGTTTGGGTGAAGATTCATAATCACTGACTCAGAAAAATAGTCTGGAAAGGATCTTGGGAGATCCTCTAATTTATTATGTTTTACCAAACTGCACTGATTTACCAACAACTGTTCTTACAGATCCCAAGTACAGATGATCTCTTCTTTTTCACCCCTCCCCacaaaaaatgttattctgttagaagagaagaaatagTACTGGTCCTTGACAAACCCACGTTGGAGACAAATAGCATGCCTGTTATTTTACACATGCTAACAAATTGTTTATACATGCCATAGTTTTTCTAGAGCTTGACGTTAAGATTAATAGTTtatatccttttctttctcaacaTACACAGACTTCTCCCTCACCAGGCTTTTCTCCTGTGAGTTGCTTGCTACCAGTTCACTGAATTTACTGAAATCTTTCTTTGCTTAGAAGGAGAAACATAAAACCAGTAAAATAGAAACAAGAGACCAGGATCACAGGCTGACAACCACTACCATCCAAACTGCCCTTTACATTCATATCCTCAAAAAGCTGTACCTGCCACTACAGTCAGGTctagcagatcttcctctcctGTGGCTGTCATTAATTATCAtcttctgttctgaaaaaaaaaaaaaaacagtaatgctTGTCACAAACTTACTGAACCAGCTGTACTCCTGTACTGAGGGGTGCCAGGGCAGCTGTAACTTCCCACTGCTCTGCACTGGATGATTCTACTTGGTCTTACTTCTAGGCAGCCTGTGACATAAATGGTAATGCCCAGTCTTCCCTTTTAGCAGTCTCTCAAATTGCATAGAAAAGATCCTCCTACTGTCTCAAAGCAAGTATAAAAATCCATGGCTGCTCTGTTTCCTCTCTGAAGTGATAACAGAAAACACCTCTTTACGAACTTAAAAAGTTATGTCCCATCCATCGTTTGCCTTAAGTTCCCTGACCAGTAGACCTTGATAAGAATTGAAGGAACGGTGAGAAAGATCTTCTCTCCTCCTTAAACAAGAAGCAAAGGACAACTTGTGGACAACTTGTTCACATCCAGAATTCTCTCATGGCAGCTCCCGCTGGAAAGCTGGACTCATCTTCTTCAAAACCCAAGAacaggacagcagcactgaatTGGATTGAGAATACTTAATGTGTTTGCATAATTATTATCCTTTCTGTTGGGCTTTTTGGAGTATGTCTCTCTACTTGTACAAACAATTGATCTACCGAAAGTTCACCTTACTTTCATGTATTACTGTTTGATGTGTACATGTTGTTCTGTTACTTTTTCACATTGGTTAACTGGATCTTGGGATGGAAACTAAGAAGAAGGACCTGTTCAAAAAGAAGCACACCTGCCTTAATTTCACCTAGGCTCTTGGAAATGCCCTACATAGTGGGGATGTAGAAAAATAGCTCAATAAAGGCCAAGCCTGCAACAGGTAAGTTTCTGAAAAGATCCTTCACAGCAAAGCTAATGCAAAGGAGCCAAAAGCTCATGCCACCCTTTCTGCAGACTAAAGAAGCATCAAGGGAATTTTTTCAAGAGACAGCTAGCATCTGTCCCGTCCAAGGCCACTCTCTCTGTTTAATGttcactcactttttttttttttttttttttttagcaaagcacacccctgtaggtgctcctcaCAGTTATCACCGACTACAGCTTCGCCCTCGGTGCTAGGACTCAATGTTCAACCCAGCAAACGGGAGTTTTACACGGCATCCTTCCAAAGCGCCGCTTCTCAAACATCCTCGCCGGGCTCGCCTGGGCGCACGCCCCTGCGCGGCCCGCgccgcggggcccggcggcTCGCCGGGTGCTCGCCGGGTGCTCCCGGGACAGCCGCGACGGGCCGCCCCCGGCtgcagcgcccggccccggccctcgCCCCGGCCCGCCGCGGCTCGGAGCGCCGCCGCTACCCCCGCGGagcacggggccggggccgggccgggccgcggggcGGCGCTCGCCGCCAGCACCTCgacggggccgggccgggccgggccgggccgtggtGTGGCggggcggggctggggccgcTCCCAGGCTGGCGGGCTGCGCGCAGCCCGTGAACTGCGGACCCGGCACCCACAGAGAGCGACCGCTGGCCGGGCTGCAGCATGCGGCTcgccctgctcctggggctgctcctgtcCCGAGCCGGTAACAGCGCGGGGTGGCGGGCGCGgcgcgggcagggcagggcagggctgggctgggcagggcagggcagggcagggcagggcagggcggccctggccccggccccggcccgctGCCGGCAGAAGCTGTGCCCGGGGCTGGCGCCCCTCGCTGCCCCCGGCCGGCCGGTCCGTTTGCGCTCTCCTGGCGCCGGGCGAGCCCGGGGCGCGTCCCGGGCTCggggctcccggccccggcAGCTGTGAAGAAGCCGTGTTTCAAACCGGGAAAGGCGTGCTGCTCCTTTGACCCGAAACGTGAATCGCAAGCCCTGATGTGACCAAGGAGGGATGCTCTGGGGCGGGGGAGCGGAGTTCATTGAGGCGAAGCTCGCGGAGGCGAAGGAGGACGACTTCGCTCCTCCGACTCGCAGCGGGGAGCGACGGATGTCAGGAGCTGATCCCTCAATGCAGCAGAAAGGGCACAAAGACAGTGTCCGTTCTAGCTCTTGGAGGAGACGCTGAACCTGTCTGAGCTAACTTTGCTGAGAGCTTGTTTTGATAGCAACCTTCCAGGCAGTACCCCTCTGAAATGCTTCAGGCTGATGGTTTTCTGAGATGAGGCTCAGTTTGCGAAGACCAATCTAGGGTGCTCCTGTGGAGATGCAGCTGTTTGTCTTACTCTGCCCTATACTACTGACAAGTCACAATGGCTGAGGATGGAAATGGTTCCTCTTTCCAGTTCATCTCTTTCTTGGGCAGTCGTCATGGTTGAAGTGGCTAGAAATAGAGAAACTACAGAACTTACCTGAAGCACTCCTAGACCCTACCTATGGGATGTCAGTGCTTTACATTCAGAAAAAGGTGCAACTGGTGAATATCATGGCTGCTATAAAGAAGAGCTATTGTGCTGAGATCTCAGTAGCATTTACAGCCACATGATTACAGTAGATTTCCCACAGTTTTCCGTTGTCCAAATACTAATGCTTATTTTATATCTGTTCTTAATAAAGCGAAGGCTTCCTTTCTGCAATTGTCCTCTCTTTCAAGAGCTAGGAGCACTAGGGATATTTAAATAATGATACTATTAATTGTAActcaataaatatatataacagAACACGGAATCATAAGGGAGAATAATTGGCTGTTGTATTAGCTCTTAATTTCTCTAAGATATAAATAATCATGTTTTGTGAagttactattatttatttatttattttgtaactgCAGAAGGGACTCCTGTACAGCCCCTTTAATGCTTTCTGCAAGTTAAACTACAGAGCTTTCTAATTCTTCCACCTGACTGCCTGGAATtataagtttttgttgttggtgttgtttgtttgtgtttatgtttgtttgtttgttttttacgaAGAAGCATGTCATGTATTAGGGCTTAACACCATGCATAGCTATTATATGATGTCTGTTAAGGAggattgttttaaatttttctgctttgaggTTTCCAGCAGCTGTTTAGGCCTGTGGCAAAAACACAGTCCATCCATTTATATTCAGTTTTGCTCTACCCTGTCAATAACTATGTCACTTTaaagttttgaaaatgtcaCTTAAACCTCAGGTGCTTGTTGAGCAGAATTCTTAAGGCTAGGAAAGTATGTCCTGTCCTTTAATGAGCTTACTACAACAGCTACTACAGGCCACTGTTGGAGATGGTACTTTGTTCTGGCCTTGTGAGGTAAATCAGTTTGCACCTCTTAGAATTCCAAAGCTACTGGAGataacagaatcatagaatcatttaagcTGGAAATTTTGCTATTGGAAATTTGCCCTGCTTGCAACCTTACGGGATGTAATCAAACTCAGAATGTTCTTTAAGGTTGTGCTGAGGTGGAATGCCTAACCAAAACCTATTGTGCCAGATGCAAAGCATTTCTGGTGAGagattgtttttcagaaaatttaCAAAGTTGTATAGTCTTTATATAACAGCCAGATGAACAACAAAGTACAGGAAGTGCTAGAAAAGCCAAGAAATATATATGATTGGGACAGAGACACCTAGATAGCATTACTGGGTTGCAGGAAAACTAGGAAGTTTGAGAAGCGGACTAGTATGGAATTAAACGACCTACTGCTTACAGCAAATAAACTCATGAAGCCAGCAAAAGTGAAGGAAGTGAGAAAACAAATTAGATAGCGAAGACAGTATACCACATAATATAAGCTgaacctatatatatatatatttagcttATAGTGAAGACAGACAGAAATAGTAATACAGCACCTTCTGATCAGGAGAATGACAGGTGAGATCACATACCCAAAGAACATCAAAGATAGGTGTTAGGCTAGGCATAAGTTATTTCCCCAAAACAGCCAAGCAATATTGTCCTGAAGGGAAGAAACATACTACTAGCCTACATAATTCTGTTAGCAAATAGTCTTGTTCCAAGTCTTCACAAGTCTAGGTTGGATGGGGTTTGGGAAACCTGTTCTAGTGAAAAGTGTCCCTGGCCATtcagggaggttggaactaggtggtTTTAAGGTCCTTTCGAAcccaaaacattctgtgattctatagttGTACCTGTACTGTAAACATAGATTCATATACTatagaaatgaagaaagattACAGACTGAATTCACCTCCCTGTGAAAATGTCAGCTCTCCCTCTGTATTATCCTTAGGACAAAACAgtctatatatttaaaaaaaaaatcaccaggtTTTAAAGATTGTATTGTTAAATTAAGATTATTTAGTACTTCCATAAGGTGGTGGGATGTatataaattcatattttatatatatataaattaatacaTGTGTTatacaaatacacacaaatagTTACACTCAGACTTCACAAATGACCAAAAGATGAAAGCTGACAGGTTGTGCCTGCATCCCAGCATTTTTGGCAGAAATTTCAGGGATTCGGTTCTATATACTGTAAATTGATTGCATGTCAGCACTTCTATATGAAACTACTTGCATCTAGTGATAAGGGTTTCTTCTGTTATACAAAGGATACGTATATTTATTCTTACATTTGCAAGCTCAGTACAGCAGTTGCTTTTACACCCTGGAAATGGCTTTCTCAGTGCATCTCTTAATGACCAGTACATACATAGCAATGGCACTAGCACTGACTTACATCACACAGTGTCGTGTTAGTACTTGTTTATTTCACTGAGCTTTTCATTACCCAGATAGGAGAGTTTCTTCAAAGCAGGCCTCAGGAAAGCCAAGGTTTCCATAGGGATTTACTGCTTCAGGAAAATACAGAGCCATCCCTGATCCTGGCCAAATTGAAAGAGTGAATggtgatggggggggaggggggagaaggctttattaaacaaaatattttttgagatttttcaTTAATCTTTTGTTCCCCCTTTAATACACTAATACTCATCCTTTTGTTTCTAAATGGAGAAAGCTTTTGCTCCTTGCTATGTATATGAAGGACCCCAACCAATTCTGCCTTGAGTCCTTACTATGAATGTCAACAGAACAATGATAATGAGGTTGTGTGGCATTCATCTTGACTGAAATCCTAACAATCTTTTCCCTGCTTGACCAGGAGACCTCCTGTCTCTGCCAAGGAGTGATTGCATAGCAGCGGAACAGCTGTGCCTCTCAGACTCCATCTGCAATGCCACCTACAGGATTCTGGAAGACTGTGCCCTTGCTAAGACTCGCTTCCTTCCACTGGATCATGATAGCAGGGTCAGATGTCTAAATGCAGAGCTAGACCTTGGAAACAGCTCTTTACTGCACTGCAAGTGTCACCGACGCATGAAGAGACAGGAGCATTGCCTACGCATTTTCTGGACTGTTCACGCCAGCATGACAGATGGTGAGATGAAATAATATGAATTTAGAAGGTTCTAGTAAAGCTCAACCCTGCCCCaccacctgaaaaaaaaacgtGAAGGGCCACTTCCCAACACTGCAGATACCACTTTGGAGTCACATCTCCTAGTAAAGAGGAGTCATTACTTCTCTGTTTGATAAGCATAGAAAACTGATCTGGTCTGAGACTGGCCCTTCAAATACACCAGGAACCTTAAGAAACAAAGATAGCTAGTTTGAGATATTTACTTATATTTAGTGCTGTGAAAATCACCTCAAAATGGTCACATCTGTCCGTCACAGAAAATGGATGTGAGAGTATCACATACACTGTAATGGCATCCATGAGCACGCTACTTCTCTCCAGCTTTAATGGGATGCTTATACTTGGCCTCCCACCAGGGACTGCCAATGCTGCATATCTCCTCACTAGCACTGAGgctgaaaaaaagcaaatttcaacATAGACTAAATTCCAGCCAGAAGAAATCTAATGACAAAATGTAATGCTGTTACTATACAGTAACACCTTTGCATCTCCAGCAGAACCATTCTTGGCATTTGGCTTTGAGCATGATAGAACATCTCTGAACCCCAGCCTGAAGAATCacaaatgagaggaaaaaaacaaaacaaaacaaaaaactggtCACAACACATTTCTCCCACTGCATAAAATAAAGTACCTTGTGTCTTGCCTAGGCTATTTCAATTTGGAGACCTCTCCTTATGAGAATCCAGCAAATGAAGAACACTGGAAGACAGACTATAATGAActggcagctctgctttcagGTAGGGATTGTAATGGCTATATGATATGCTACTGCGTGTTTTTAACGTTTCAGGGCTGAAAATTATTAAGAAGAATGATTTGAGGTAATTGCCCTCAGAGGAATGTCTGCTCTGGGTACTATATTTGCACCCCTACCAAATATAAATATAGCTACAGATCCAGGCCTATGAAACAGGCAGTAACCCACAATGATGCATTCTTTGGAACATCAACCAATAAAATAGGTGATTTTGTAACTAACATCACTGCAGTGTCATACCACAGGCACATAGCAGGACTAAgttgcttttttcattttgatgttaGCAATTAGACCATCAAGTAAGGGCTACTCCTATTTCCATGTAAAatcttttctgaagacttgCTTCCTTGTTtatggtgtgggttttttttttgttttttttttttttttttggctttataGGGTCACAGTTAGCAGGAGATGCAACAAATCCATGCCTGAAAGCAACTCATGTCTGTAATCTGAGCAAGAAGTGTGTTCGGCTGCGCACAGACTATGCCTCAATCTGCACCAAGGGAGCAGGAAGTGAGGACATGTGTGACCGTCGCAAATGCCACAGAGGGCTAAGAAATTTCTTTGAGAAAGTGCCTGAGGATTTTACTAGAAGGATCCTGTTCTGTCCATGTCAGGATGAACTTTGTGGAGAACGACGCCGGAAAACTATTGTTCCCGATTGTTCCTTTCAGTATAACACTAAACCCAATTGCCTCTGGCTTCTGGACTCCTGCTTGGAAGACCACATCTGCAAGTAGGTCTGGCAGCAGCAGACCCTAGCCACAAGACAAGAACAACATAGACGCTGATAGTCTCATTTTCCTTCCTACAGATCCCGACTGGCTGACTTCCAACAAAACTGCCAACCTGCAGATATGTCCCCAGATGGTTGCTCTCAGCACAATCATGCTGCATGCCTGCAGGCTTACATGGGGATGATTGGTAAGTGATACCCAGGGGAACACACAGGGTGAATGCCTTTAGGCAACAAACTTGCAGTCACACTGCTATGCTGTGAGGGACTGTCTTGCTTTGATGCAGGTAATAGTGCTCAGTATGCTCATAAACGTGCCTTAGCCTAATTGATGATAGTGTTCTCACTTGCTTCTGAGGTAAATGCAGCCCAAAGAGAGCTCCTTCATGGCATTTATCACTCTGTTTTGTCCTATCGACTGCTgtcaaagcagcagcactttCCTGGGATCCTTGCACTCCTGTTTGCATCATCAGCTGATGCAAAATGCTCGAAATGCCTGACCACTGGGACTCTCTTGGTTGTATGAACTAAGACATCCCTGCTGTAGGAGCTACATCATGATCACAGCAGAATCCAATTGTAGGATTGTTATTATACATGCCCTCATTTCTTAATGTTTACATTCCTGGTGGTTTAACACTGTGTACATGCTGTCTCTGAGCCAGTCAGAACAACAGGTACACAAAGCACCATCAGCTGTTGGAAGGAAAGTTGTCTCTGCTTACAGACATTTGCTGTCAGCCTGCTAATGCTTTTTCAGAATGGTTCAAAGGAGAAGCTGCAAAGTGCAACAGTATCTCAGAAGCTGTAATTCTAGACTGcaacttctgtttttccagaT
The genomic region above belongs to Anas platyrhynchos isolate ZD024472 breed Pekin duck chromosome 14, IASCAAS_PekinDuck_T2T, whole genome shotgun sequence and contains:
- the GFRA3 gene encoding GDNF family receptor alpha-3; amino-acid sequence: MRLALLLGLLLSRAGDLLSLPRSDCIAAEQLCLSDSICNATYRILEDCALAKTRFLPLDHDSRVRCLNAELDLGNSSLLHCKCHRRMKRQEHCLRIFWTVHASMTDGYFNLETSPYENPANEEHWKTDYNELAALLSGSQLAGDATNPCLKATHVCNLSKKCVRLRTDYASICTKGAGSEDMCDRRKCHRGLRNFFEKVPEDFTRRILFCPCQDELCGERRRKTIVPDCSFQYNTKPNCLWLLDSCLEDHICKSRLADFQQNCQPADMSPDGCSQHNHAACLQAYMGMIGTPMTPNYISNSSVEVSLWCTCESSGNQKEKCDQILSMFESNKCLENTIWSQMHQKQTGLERQEDLFYSSSLSFQGDSASTSLASEMSQVAEVKTHQETSEHSSLPMVSSVYSGAAVSWSSLSLFLALLLSAL